The proteins below are encoded in one region of candidate division WOR-3 bacterium:
- a CDS encoding M23 family metallopeptidase translates to MEQQAGPDGQRRRAALIGRVAVVMLGLVLLGVGLLVVRRLTVKRPVCGPEVPCSDSVCTAQDSLGRGEVLAAVLSRWCFTQERTSDVHAALAKTDFNFRRMAAGDKVTFTYQGLALTGLTYSKDLVTSYSVRFDSSGTSAFKETKPVDTTRVVVRGAIKGSLWKSMIDMGETPALIVNFAEILSYEVDFLTEVSEGDSFEILLDKYYVDSSFYREGRVYAVHFKGQAGNYSGFYCRSSSGHSDFYNEKGQSLRKSVLRSPLRFINVTSRFGMRFHPIRRVYRQHQGVDYGAPTGTPVSAIADGAVTIARRLGGYGNLVEVKHASGLSSRYGHLSRYGAGIRGGRRVRQGQTVGYVGMTGDATGPHLHFEVRQGGKPVNPLKVIPPRAEPVAKKNMPEFNALKASYLADLAKPSGPVVAEVDSARPTH, encoded by the coding sequence ATGGAGCAGCAGGCAGGACCCGACGGGCAGCGAAGACGAGCCGCACTCATTGGACGAGTGGCCGTGGTGATGCTGGGGCTCGTTCTGCTTGGGGTCGGGCTTCTCGTGGTTCGACGCCTGACGGTGAAGCGCCCGGTCTGCGGGCCGGAAGTCCCGTGTTCGGATTCCGTATGCACGGCTCAGGACAGCCTGGGCAGGGGAGAGGTGCTGGCAGCCGTTCTGTCTCGCTGGTGTTTCACTCAAGAACGCACCAGCGATGTCCATGCGGCCCTTGCCAAGACCGACTTCAACTTCCGGAGAATGGCGGCCGGCGACAAGGTTACGTTCACGTACCAGGGCCTGGCACTGACCGGACTCACCTACAGCAAGGACCTGGTGACATCGTACAGCGTGAGATTCGATTCCAGCGGAACCTCGGCGTTCAAGGAAACGAAGCCGGTGGACACGACGCGCGTGGTCGTACGCGGGGCGATCAAGGGGTCGCTCTGGAAGTCCATGATCGACATGGGGGAGACGCCGGCGCTCATAGTGAACTTCGCCGAGATTCTGAGCTACGAGGTCGACTTCCTGACCGAGGTAAGTGAAGGGGATTCCTTCGAGATACTGCTCGATAAGTACTACGTGGACAGCAGCTTCTATCGAGAAGGTAGAGTCTATGCTGTGCACTTCAAAGGACAGGCTGGGAACTACTCCGGCTTCTACTGCCGCAGTTCCTCAGGACACTCTGATTTCTACAACGAGAAGGGGCAGTCGCTTCGTAAGAGCGTGCTGCGGTCACCTCTGCGGTTCATCAACGTGACGTCGCGGTTCGGCATGCGTTTCCATCCCATTCGCCGTGTGTATCGGCAGCATCAGGGCGTGGACTATGGGGCGCCGACTGGTACACCGGTGAGCGCTATCGCCGATGGAGCGGTCACTATCGCTCGGCGGCTCGGCGGGTACGGAAACTTGGTCGAGGTCAAACACGCCAGCGGACTCTCGTCGCGCTACGGCCACCTTTCGCGCTACGGAGCTGGTATCAGGGGCGGCCGTCGCGTCCGCCAGGGCCAGACCGTCGGCTATGTGGGCATGACCGGGGACGCAACCGGTCCGCACCTGCACTTTGAGGTCAGACAGGGCGGCAAGCCGGTCAATCCACTCAAGGTGATTCCGCCGCGAGCCGAGCCGGTGGCAAAGAAGAACATGCCCGAGTTCAACGCGCTCAAGGCGTCGTACCTCGCGGATCTGGCCAAACCCTCAGGACCGGTCGTAGCGGAAGTGGATTCAGCCCGGCCCACACACTAG
- a CDS encoding TonB-dependent receptor: MTKSEVKGQKPKGRAAEAACLILVLACAASAGTLRGVVLDAVTGEPIPYALVSAPETEENSVGDSSGSFALTLDTDASHVTVLVSRVGYDERQYDNLDASRKATIYLHPSPVQVKGITVTAFRTPSPVAKSGPVSIVEVKESGAKGRTSVAELLTNLPSSFLKDYGNLAMVGLRGADAEQTLVLFDGVRLNSAQDNLFDLTTLPLTSAQHVEVVRGSSSALYGANSVGGLVNVIPPEPERLGAKATAGLGSFGRRYLQATHTNWSAPLGYVVAASLDRTGDKFTYRDTADSMQERVNADIGSQDVMAKGVYAQGRQRVSLLGEYNVTRRGVPGPTSWPADSARMEDYRGIAHLGYDLQEADNARLESRLYHHQSWRHYWNPDTLAWVNDTHVTAVSGITAKQTTHFAAWMTGVVGLEGERSQFRSSAIGVPQRWTGSGWAEARLRWHRFDIVPMARFDWLNDSRRLPDSSLTRSNTRVVSPKLALTCSGPDWLDLHASVGRSFRAPTFNELYWPEDPWTRGNPRLKPEWATSVDLNATARYGSSVSGRLGVWHSSLTDLIQWQPDSAFVYRPVNLDTATITGSELELTVNSKHLRVVGHATYMLARSHGKDLIYRPRLSLAVSHLLRWRLVQLSWDVRRTGERYTVPDNTDSLPGFLLLDVGVGFTPTLGRLETALRGGVRNLLDRQYEVMKGYPVPGRNWYAELALGF; encoded by the coding sequence ATGACGAAGTCAGAAGTCAAAGGCCAAAAGCCAAAAGGCAGAGCGGCCGAAGCGGCGTGCCTGATACTCGTTCTTGCGTGTGCCGCGTCGGCGGGGACACTGCGTGGAGTAGTGCTTGATGCGGTCACGGGCGAGCCGATCCCCTACGCCCTCGTCAGTGCCCCGGAGACCGAGGAGAACTCGGTTGGCGACTCGTCCGGCTCTTTCGCACTGACGCTCGACACCGACGCCTCCCACGTGACGGTGCTGGTGTCAAGGGTCGGCTACGACGAGAGGCAGTACGACAACCTGGACGCGTCCCGCAAAGCGACCATCTACCTGCACCCCAGTCCGGTTCAAGTGAAAGGAATCACCGTCACCGCATTCCGCACTCCGAGTCCGGTTGCGAAGTCCGGCCCGGTGTCCATCGTCGAAGTCAAGGAGTCGGGTGCCAAGGGGCGCACCAGCGTGGCGGAACTGCTCACAAACCTGCCGTCTTCCTTCCTGAAGGACTACGGCAACCTGGCCATGGTCGGCCTGCGCGGGGCCGATGCCGAGCAGACGCTCGTCCTCTTCGACGGTGTCCGGCTCAACTCGGCGCAGGACAACCTCTTCGACCTGACGACCCTGCCGCTCACATCGGCGCAGCACGTAGAAGTGGTGAGAGGCAGCAGCTCGGCCCTGTACGGCGCGAACTCGGTCGGCGGACTGGTGAACGTCATCCCACCCGAGCCGGAACGACTCGGGGCAAAGGCGACCGCCGGTCTGGGCTCTTTCGGCCGACGGTACCTGCAGGCGACGCACACGAACTGGTCTGCCCCACTCGGTTACGTTGTCGCCGCCAGCCTGGACCGCACCGGCGACAAGTTCACCTATCGCGACACGGCCGATTCGATGCAGGAGCGCGTGAACGCCGACATCGGCTCTCAGGATGTTATGGCGAAAGGCGTCTACGCGCAGGGCCGGCAGCGGGTATCGCTGCTCGGCGAGTACAATGTCACGCGACGCGGCGTGCCGGGGCCGACTTCGTGGCCCGCAGACAGCGCGCGCATGGAGGACTACCGCGGTATCGCGCATCTAGGCTATGACCTGCAGGAAGCCGACAACGCTCGGCTCGAATCGCGGCTCTACCATCACCAGTCCTGGCGCCACTACTGGAACCCCGACACCCTCGCATGGGTCAACGACACCCACGTCACCGCTGTATCGGGCATCACTGCCAAGCAGACGACACACTTCGCCGCCTGGATGACCGGTGTCGTTGGTCTCGAAGGCGAACGTTCGCAGTTCCGCAGCTCGGCCATCGGCGTTCCGCAGCGCTGGACCGGCTCAGGCTGGGCCGAGGCACGCCTCCGCTGGCACCGCTTCGACATTGTCCCGATGGCAAGGTTCGACTGGCTGAACGACTCGCGCAGGCTGCCCGACTCCTCACTGACGCGCTCCAACACCCGCGTCGTCAGCCCGAAGCTAGCACTCACCTGCTCGGGCCCGGACTGGCTTGACCTCCATGCTTCTGTCGGTCGTTCGTTCCGCGCCCCGACTTTCAACGAACTCTACTGGCCCGAGGACCCATGGACCAGAGGCAACCCGCGACTGAAACCGGAATGGGCGACGAGCGTCGACCTGAACGCGACGGCCCGGTACGGTTCATCCGTGTCCGGCCGGCTCGGCGTCTGGCACTCGTCCCTGACCGATCTCATCCAGTGGCAACCCGACTCGGCCTTCGTTTACCGACCGGTCAACCTCGACACCGCAACCATCACCGGATCCGAGCTGGAGCTGACCGTGAACTCGAAGCACCTGCGGGTAGTCGGCCATGCCACCTACATGCTTGCCCGCTCCCACGGCAAGGACCTCATCTACCGCCCGCGGCTCAGCCTCGCGGTATCGCACCTGCTCCGGTGGCGGCTTGTGCAGTTGAGCTGGGATGTGCGCCGGACCGGTGAACGCTACACCGTTCCGGACAACACCGACTCACTGCCAGGCTTCCTGCTGCTTGACGTGGGGGTCGGCTTCACGCCGACACTAGGCCGGCTGGAGACTGCCCTGCGCGGCGGAGTCCGTAACCTGCTCGACCGGCAGTATGAGGTGATGAAGGGATACCCGGTACCCGGCCGGAACTGGTACGCTGAATTGGCGCTTGGTTTCTAG